A genomic segment from Deinococcus sp. YIM 77859 encodes:
- a CDS encoding sensor histidine kinase KdpD, with translation MSTGEVTVRAASVSQQGTLRTQFTLVIFLLAFLPNLVLTLTARSGTLDPALTGWMVLVAALCGLVGYGLSGVLLRPLSRLEAEVQRGNFAQPHADDPAEIRALRGAFTRLLARLSTEQARRNAFMATLVHDLKTPLIATGHLIRILTEPDLPAGERAEIGRELLTENARLLALVGQMADAHRFEREEVRLTTRPTDLRRLADGVARRLEPQAQARGLTLSVCGQGCALTDPAALERAVTNLAENALRYARTRVELAVTPAGVEVRDDGPGLNVPLSELAQPFNAQPATIAGQQYAAGMTGLGLFIARRIAEAHGGSLTYTRAPLAPPASATAHTIFTVNLPEVTP, from the coding sequence GTGAGCACAGGTGAGGTGACTGTGAGGGCGGCTTCGGTGTCCCAGCAGGGCACGTTGCGGACGCAGTTCACGCTGGTGATCTTCCTGCTGGCCTTCCTGCCCAACCTGGTTCTTACCCTGACGGCCCGCAGTGGCACCTTGGATCCGGCGCTCACCGGGTGGATGGTGCTTGTTGCCGCGCTGTGCGGTCTGGTTGGCTACGGGTTGAGCGGAGTGCTGCTGCGGCCCCTCAGCCGGTTGGAGGCGGAAGTGCAGCGCGGCAACTTCGCGCAGCCCCACGCCGATGACCCCGCCGAGATCCGGGCGTTGCGGGGCGCTTTTACCCGCCTGCTGGCTCGGCTCTCCACCGAGCAGGCCCGGCGCAACGCCTTTATGGCCACGCTCGTTCACGACCTCAAAACGCCGCTGATTGCCACCGGGCACCTGATTCGTATCCTGACCGAGCCGGACCTTCCCGCTGGGGAGCGAGCCGAGATCGGCCGGGAGCTGCTGACCGAGAACGCGCGGCTGCTGGCGCTTGTCGGGCAGATGGCCGACGCACACCGCTTCGAGCGTGAGGAGGTGCGCCTCACGACGCGGCCCACCGACCTGCGCCGCCTGGCCGATGGCGTTGCCCGCCGTCTGGAGCCGCAGGCGCAGGCGCGCGGCCTGACCCTCAGCGTCTGCGGACAGGGCTGTGCGCTCACCGACCCCGCCGCACTGGAACGTGCAGTCACCAACCTGGCCGAAAACGCCCTGCGCTATGCCCGCACGCGGGTGGAACTCGCCGTGACTCCGGCGGGTGTGGAAGTCCGCGACGACGGCCCTGGCCTGAACGTCCCCCTCTCCGAACTCGCGCAGCCCTTCAACGCTCAGCCTGCCACCATCGCCGGTCAGCAGTACGCAGCCGGGATGACCGGGCTCGGTCTCTTTATCGCTCGGCGAATCGCGGAGGCGCACGGCGGTTCCCTCACGTACACCCGTGCGCCCCTCGCTCCACCTGCTTCTGCCACAGCACACACCATCTTCACCGTCAATCTCCCGGAGGTGACCCCTTGA
- a CDS encoding nitroreductase: MTVLSAPLDLLTTIRERRTVELKDLKPDPIPHEVLLTLLEAANWAPSHGKTEPWRFVVFTGEGRMRLAGVLAASLARLKGEAAPDPEVLRAQRERQRLAPVWLAVAVEPAQKPQMPLHEEQWAVACAVQNLMLAARSLGIASKWITNAASLHPQTREALGFGERASMMGLVYLGYPRGEWPAGERRPVEDKVRWVESED, from the coding sequence ATGACGGTCCTCTCCGCACCGCTCGACCTGCTCACGACGATCCGCGAACGCCGCACGGTAGAGCTCAAAGACCTCAAGCCTGATCCGATTCCCCACGAGGTGCTGCTGACGCTGCTCGAGGCCGCCAATTGGGCTCCCAGCCACGGAAAAACCGAACCCTGGCGCTTTGTGGTGTTCACGGGAGAAGGCCGAATGCGGCTGGCGGGGGTGCTTGCCGCGTCGCTGGCCCGGCTGAAGGGCGAGGCGGCCCCTGATCCGGAGGTCTTGCGGGCCCAGCGCGAGCGGCAGCGCCTCGCGCCCGTCTGGCTGGCGGTGGCCGTAGAACCCGCCCAAAAGCCGCAGATGCCGCTGCACGAGGAGCAGTGGGCGGTTGCCTGCGCGGTGCAGAACCTGATGCTTGCGGCCCGCTCGCTGGGGATCGCCAGCAAGTGGATCACCAACGCCGCCAGCCTGCATCCGCAGACGCGCGAGGCGCTGGGCTTCGGAGAACGGGCGAGCATGATGGGCCTGGTGTATCTGGGCTACCCGCGGGGCGAGTGGCCTGCCGGGGAACGCCGCCCCGTCGAGGACAAGGTGCGTTGGGTCGAGTCGGAAGATTGA
- a CDS encoding AIM24 family protein, translating to MTNPDGSYSLRDFLAQTAERDNPGEVFELESSKMLEVRVNGRIWSKLGAMVAYKGNLSFRREGTLEGGLMKALKRAVSQELSPLAKIEGRGVAYLADQGKEIQILRLAGDALNVNGNDLLAFEDSVSYDITMQRRAAGMAAGGLFSVRLQGHGLVAILSHGKPLTLRVTPHEPIFTDPNATVAWSGNLQPQLRMDASLRSIFGRGGGETYQMVFQGDGFVVVQPYEEFEQGFGGDESHGGGIGRSIGDLFD from the coding sequence ATGACCAACCCTGACGGCAGTTACAGTCTCCGCGATTTCCTGGCCCAGACCGCCGAACGCGACAACCCCGGCGAGGTGTTCGAGCTGGAGAGCAGCAAGATGTTGGAGGTCCGGGTCAATGGCCGCATCTGGAGCAAGCTGGGCGCGATGGTGGCCTACAAGGGGAACCTCTCCTTTAGGCGCGAGGGCACGCTGGAGGGCGGCCTGATGAAGGCGCTGAAGCGCGCGGTGAGCCAGGAGCTGAGCCCCCTGGCCAAGATCGAGGGCCGTGGCGTGGCGTACCTGGCCGACCAGGGCAAGGAGATCCAGATTCTGCGCCTGGCGGGAGACGCCCTCAACGTGAATGGCAACGACCTGCTCGCCTTCGAGGACAGCGTGAGCTACGACATCACCATGCAGCGCCGCGCGGCGGGCATGGCGGCGGGTGGTCTTTTCAGCGTGCGGCTCCAGGGACACGGGCTGGTGGCGATTCTCAGCCACGGCAAGCCGCTCACGCTGCGGGTGACGCCGCACGAACCGATCTTCACCGACCCCAACGCGACGGTTGCCTGGAGCGGGAACCTCCAGCCGCAACTGCGCATGGACGCCTCGCTGCGCTCTATCTTCGGGCGCGGCGGCGGCGAGACGTACCAGATGGTTTTTCAGGGGGACGGCTTCGTGGTCGTGCAGCCCTACGAGGAGTTCGAGCAGGGGTTCGGCGGGGACGAGAGCCACGGCGGCGGGATCGGCCGCAGCATCGGGGACCTGTTCGACTGA
- a CDS encoding pyridoxal phosphate-dependent aminotransferase gives MSGPSSLPSPFRLSARALSLNPSATVAVTSRALELRRAGVDVLSMSVGEPDFDTPPHIKAAALQAIEAGKTKYTPVNGLPELREAISAKFERENGLSYAPDAVTVTSGGKQALFNAFFALLNPGDEVLIPAPYWVSYPEMVALTGAVPVAVPTAPETGFLLDPQELEARVTPRTRMIVLNSPGNPTGAVFPPEVLAAVAEVAQRHNLVIVTDEMYEHLVYDAEQVSIGRYAPEHTLTVNGASKAYAMTGWRIGYAGGPRDVIAAMNALQSQSTSNASSISQYAALAALTKHEETARFTAQARCAYRERRDRIVAGLNALGLPTPMPQGAFYVLADTTRIHPNELEAARRLLDEARIAVVPGTDFAAPGRVRLSYATSLESIEEVLRRLGAVVGA, from the coding sequence ATGAGCGGCCCCTCCTCTCTTCCCTCCCCTTTCCGGCTCTCCGCGCGTGCCCTCAGCCTCAATCCCTCGGCGACGGTGGCCGTCACGTCCCGCGCGCTGGAGCTGCGGCGAGCTGGCGTGGACGTGCTCTCGATGAGCGTGGGCGAGCCCGACTTCGATACGCCGCCGCACATCAAGGCCGCCGCACTTCAGGCCATCGAGGCGGGGAAAACCAAGTACACGCCCGTCAACGGCCTTCCCGAGCTGCGCGAGGCGATCAGCGCGAAGTTCGAACGGGAAAATGGCCTCAGCTACGCCCCCGACGCCGTGACGGTGACAAGCGGCGGGAAGCAGGCCCTTTTTAACGCCTTTTTCGCCCTGCTTAATCCCGGAGACGAGGTGCTGATTCCCGCGCCGTATTGGGTGAGCTACCCGGAGATGGTGGCCCTCACCGGGGCGGTACCGGTCGCCGTGCCGACAGCGCCCGAAACGGGCTTCCTGCTCGATCCACAGGAGCTGGAGGCCCGTGTGACGCCGCGCACGCGGATGATCGTGCTCAACAGCCCCGGCAACCCCACGGGCGCGGTGTTTCCGCCGGAGGTGCTCGCGGCGGTGGCAGAGGTTGCGCAGCGTCACAACCTGGTGATCGTGACCGACGAGATGTACGAGCACCTCGTCTACGACGCCGAGCAGGTCAGCATCGGGCGGTACGCGCCGGAACATACCCTCACGGTCAATGGCGCGAGCAAGGCGTACGCGATGACCGGCTGGCGCATCGGGTACGCGGGTGGACCGCGGGACGTGATCGCCGCGATGAACGCCCTGCAATCCCAGAGCACCAGCAACGCGAGCAGTATCAGTCAGTACGCCGCCCTCGCCGCCCTGACGAAGCACGAGGAGACGGCGCGCTTTACCGCACAGGCTCGGTGCGCCTACCGCGAGCGCCGGGACCGGATCGTGGCCGGGCTGAACGCGCTGGGCCTGCCCACCCCCATGCCGCAGGGGGCCTTTTATGTCCTGGCCGACACCACCCGGATTCACCCGAACGAATTGGAGGCTGCCCGCCGCCTGCTCGACGAGGCTCGGATCGCCGTTGTTCCCGGCACCGACTTCGCCGCGCCCGGCCGGGTGCGCCTGAGCTACGCCACCAGCCTGGAGAGCATCGAGGAGGTGTTGCGGCGTCTTGGTGCCGTGGTGGGGGCCTGA
- a CDS encoding response regulator — protein MRLVIADDHPLFRMGLKYALLHQGFDVVAEAADGLQALEACRALQPDAALLDVKMPGLTGIEVCERLRLTHPQIVSVLITTFAEPAIIQAARGAGARGYVSKEMDPEQLAQHLRDIIAHPEVDRLPQVEVPRLTPRESEVLPLLAQGYSNKEIAKNLGVSPDTVKDHLARLYAKLDAGDRTEAVSRARSIGLLG, from the coding sequence TTGAGACTCGTGATCGCCGATGACCATCCCCTCTTCCGTATGGGCCTGAAGTACGCCCTGCTGCACCAAGGCTTTGACGTGGTGGCTGAGGCTGCCGACGGCCTGCAAGCCCTAGAGGCCTGCCGTGCGCTCCAGCCGGATGCCGCCCTCCTCGACGTGAAGATGCCCGGCCTGACCGGTATCGAGGTGTGCGAGCGGCTGCGGCTCACCCACCCGCAGATTGTCAGCGTGCTCATCACCACCTTCGCCGAGCCGGCGATCATCCAGGCAGCGCGCGGTGCCGGGGCGCGCGGATACGTCAGCAAGGAGATGGACCCCGAGCAGCTCGCGCAGCACCTGCGCGACATCATCGCCCATCCGGAGGTGGACCGCCTTCCACAGGTGGAGGTGCCCCGGCTGACGCCGCGTGAGTCGGAGGTGCTGCCCCTGCTCGCCCAGGGCTACTCCAACAAAGAGATTGCCAAGAACCTGGGTGTAAGCCCCGACACCGTCAAGGACCACCTGGCGCGGCTGTACGCCAAACTCGACGCCGGGGACCGCACCGAAGCCGTCAGCCGCGCGCGCAGCATCGGCCTGTTGGGGTGA